CTGAAAATCCCCAATGGACCGACCGAACTGCTTGCGGTTTTTTGCGTGGGCGATGGAGCGGTCCAATAGATTCTGGGCCAAGCCGATCATTGTGGGACAATGGAGAAGACGGTTGACGTTGATCCGGTCCATGGCCATCAGAAAACCGGCCCCCTCCTTACCCAACAGGTTGGCGGCCGGCACGCGGCAGTCCTTCAGGTAAATGTTGCAGTCAAAGTGTGTTCCGGACATGGGGATCACCGGGTCGCTCAACTCGTAGCCCGGTCGATCGGCCTCCACGAGAAACGCGCTGACACCACCAGGCCCTCGGTCCGGGTCCGTGACCGCCAGGATGATGGCAAAATCGGCGATGGGCGCCATGGTGATATACTGCTTGCATCCGTTGAGGACATACTCCTCGCCTTCCTTGACGGCGCTTGTCTGGATGCCTGTGGCATCGGAAACCGAGGCCCATCAACTGACCAACTACATCGGCTGGCAGCTGCACGGCACTTGGGGCGGCATTGCTGACCACCAATGTCACCTTTGTGCCCTGCTTTTTCTTCATCTTTGCCGGTGCGCCGTTTATCGAGGCCATGGCCGGTAACCAGCGGCTGCAGGCCGCGCTCACCGGGGTCACCGCGACGGTCGTGGGGGTGGTGCTCAATCTGGCGGTCTGGTTCGGACACAAGGTGATGTTACCTGACGGCAGCGCAGACATATTTGCGATTGTCTCCGCGGTCGTATCCCTGGTGCTGCTGCAGAAGTTTCACTCCCCAATCCATTATCTGGTCCCCATTGGCGCGGTGATGGGGGTGATTCGAAACCTATTTCTTTGACGTCTGGCCACATATATTTACCCAGCCTGAACTGTACATCCAGAGACGATGGCACGGTCCGCGGGTGCTCTGACCGAGGAAAACAACCGGTAAGAAATATGAGGTTGCATATGCGAATATGCAGCCAGGACCGTACAAAATGTGATTTAATGTGATCAAATAGTAAATTGATATCGACAACTTGCCGAATTCATGATCAATCTAGGAACTCCGGCCTTCGGCACCATCGATTTCGAAGCCTGCTATATCAATAGTAGGCTTTCGTTTTTGTTGGAAATTCCGCCTATTTTGACCCGATCCGTCTCTTACACACCAGGCTTACATAATCTGGCAGACGGAGGTGATCAAATGAAGCGCCCCACCCCTTCCCCGTTGCTAAGAAGCAAACTTGCAAAAGTGTGGCAGATGTCATGGAAACGCAATTCTCTGATACCGGCCCTTTTTAGCACCCTTTTGAATACCCTCCGGACATGATTTTGTTCCATGGGCTTTCCGTCGCGATGGAAAACGACCTCAATCGGTTCACCCTTCCCCAACTTACCGGAAATAAAGTTGATTAATCCCATGAACTCCAAGCAGAACCCCTGTGATTTCAAGATCGCTTTCCCGCACTCCAGAGATCAAGAAAGTCGATGGTGTTTTAGGTTCTGAGTGAGTTGCACGAGTCCGGTCTGGTGAATTCTACTGGCACCGCCCAGGGTAAGCAAAAAGGGGAAAAGGGTGCATATAGGGTGTAAATTGAAGCATAAAACTCGCACCCTTTCCGTTTTCACCATAATAATTTCAGCATGTTATAAGCCCCATAGCAATCCGACCTTCAGCACTATTTTTTAATAATATCAATTTGTTATTAGTTATCTCTGAGTGCCCAAACGGAAAGTGGTACCTTTTGATGATCCCAATCACTGGTACCTTTTCGGATGACACGAGGGGAGATACTAATGCCGGTTTATTTGTTTCAGAGGTCAACTCGCTATTACCTTCGGGCCCACATCCCGGGGGACCTTCAACCCCTATTTCAAGTCGCTGAATTCCGCTATTCCCTGAAAACCGCAGAGCTTCGGCAAGCCCGTCACCGTTGTCGGTTGATCATTCCCTTCATCCATTCTATGTTCACAACCCTAAGAGCAGCTGTTTTCAATACGGAGGATTCAATGCCCAGCTCGTTATCGCCTGAAAAGCTGAAACGAATGATTAGCAAGTATGTAATTGACTCGCTTGCCTGGGAGGATAGCTATGGCGGGGCGGCGGTTGGCTATGTCACCGCCATTCAAATGATCGGTGCGGCCAAGACAGTTCTGGTCACCACCACGGCTCCCATCCTTGTATTGCCGTTTTGGATCATATTTCTCAAAGAAAGGCCCGGCGACACCACCGTAGCAGGTGTTTTATCCTGCATTGTCGGCATATGTTGCGTAGCCTTATAGGCCGACCAAGGCTTCGACCCCTGGCCGGCACATGATCGTGCACGCTGACAGAGGATATAGTATGATGTCCAAGTCAGTTGCCGAACTGCAATTGGATCTGGTGATGATCGAATCCCTTTTTCGACCGCAAGTCAGCGATGCAAACCTTTTTTTCGAGGCTCAGTTCAAAACATTAAATTACTGCCGCAGTATACGGAATGCATCGACTCGATCCAGGATGTCTCATTTTTCATTGACACATTCCGGTTCAAGATAGATGCTTCACATACTGTAGAACGGCACCCTTTCAATGTCTTACATGAATTGAGGCATGGCGTCGATGCTGCGAATGATTGTAGTGGCGGTCGGGATGTCCATACTCACATTTCTCGCGGGCTGCGTGATGCATGAATCCTACGGTGGCCCCGAAGTACCAGGAGCCGACCTTGCTGTTGTTAAGGGATATTGGCGGTATATGGTCCTTTATGACGAGGAGTTGCATATCGTGTCGGTCGACGGGAGTCGTGAGGACCGGAAGAGCGGCTGGCCTTACGCCTACTCTATTAGCCTGCCATCGGGCCGACATTGGCTTCAACTTGCCATCCTGCGCAATAGTGGCCTGATTGCCCGGTGCGCATTCGAGTGGACATTCGAGGCAGGGCATCACTATAAGCTGCAACGCGTCCAGCATGATCAGCTCCTTCTGGCGCATCCCACTTCGGCACATTTCCCCGCCTCGATATCAATGGTTGTTACCGCCCCATCCCAACCAACGCAGCAGCTGAGCGCGCCTACAGTGTGCGGTAATGGGCCGTTTTGTCGCCGGGACTCGGACTGCCCAAAGCAGTCCTGCTGTCAATTTGACGAAGGCTTCCAGTTCGGAATCTGTGGACCCCGCGAACGCTAACATCATGCTTTGCTCGGACAGGTGCTCCGCTGCCGCCGCGCACCTGCCGGCAAGCGCGACCGTTGGGCTAATTGTCGGAAATGCATATGACACGGTACTTCATCTCAATTACAGCGATAGCCTTGTTGGGTTGCGCGGCGCTCTCGGCCTGCGGCACTACCGGAGTCACGTCGCACTTCACTTTGCGTCTGGACCTGCCCAGAGACGGGAAAGTCGCTGCCGATGTACATGTCGCGTCGGCTGCAATGGCTGAGGATGCCGCTTTTCTCAACGTTGTCAGGGTCCAACCATGGGGTAGGTTCGGACCCGATGACTTGAGGAATATTGAGCAGTCCCTACGGGATACGATCGCACCACACCTTGCGGAAACGTTGCGCCCCGGAGATGTAAAGATAGACCTTCATCTCGTGGTACGACGTTATGTTGTCAGCATTAGCAACACGGCCGGAGCTGTGATAGCCTGCGTGGTGTGGGCGGCAACGACCCCCAAAGGCTCCGTGATCTATGAGGAGCAATTCTATGCATCGGACGCAGCCTACTTAGTCACCACCATCGGGCTCATCAAAGACTCTGTCCACAAAGCCATTGTCCGTAGGATTGCGACAACGGCCTTGGCGATAGCTCAAGATTCTGCCGCTAACATACAGTCGATAAAGTTCGATAAGACCTCAACATCGTTCGAAGAGTCAGCTGCCCGCCTGCCGAAGACGATGGTGTCGCTGGGTGATCCGAGCCTTATGGTGTTCCCTGAACTCGCCTTAGGCGTGGTCGGGCTGCTTACCCCGTCGGGAGTCTCGACAGTTGAATGGAGGGTGGCTGACCCGTCTGGGGCTTTCGACTGGACTGGGTATTTGAATAAGCTCTACGGGCCATAGCATATCTGTAACTTCTGCAGGCAGCCAGGGCCGTGCCAATTTAGACAGGTCAAAGCAGGTTGAAATCAAATTTCACAAGGTCCACGGTAAAACTGGCTGCTGCTGACCTTAACGTTCGGCAATAGGAGGAAAAATGCGAAACGCGACTTCTATGAAGTGTTTATCGATCTTCTTCTTTGCCGCAGGAGGCGCGTTGTTGTGGACCTTCGCCGGGAGACCAATCGAACATCTCCTAATAGATTATGGTTTCTCTTATTCACCTGACTTCGGCCAGACTCTATCGCTTTTGGTGTTGTACTACATCCTTTGGTTTCCCACGATTTCCATCGGTATAATCCTCTTCCCAGCAGCTCTCTCCGGCGAGTGTCCTCTCATTCTCTATAGTACCAATGGTGCCTTTTGGGGATTCATAAGCTTCATGGCTTTGCGAATTTTTGGAAACCGGAGGAGAAGAAGGAACGTGAAGGAGTGAATCCTTAATGATCTCAGTGAGCAACCAATGCCGAACATAACGCTCCAGTGGGCGCCATAATGCCGTGCAGCTTAGGCAGAGCGTTCGGCCTATCCTGATATAAGCGCACCTAACTTATGCAGGGCCACTCTATTTGTCTTTCCCCCGGCATCACCTTGCGGTATGAGTGAAAGATCCAAGGAGGATCCTGATGCAGAAGCATGACTCAAAATTGGTCCGCGAGAAGATCCACATGCCGGCAATCCTGATAGCCAAGATCGATCGCATCGCCCGGGAGAAGGGCATATCGTTTTCTAAGGTCGTACGACAATCACGACAGCGTCCGTTTGAATAGCATGATGGCCGTAGACATCATCAAGGCGGTAAATATTAGAAGAAAAAGCAAATCGGCCCAGACGGCCCCTACACCAATCCCCTTGAAAAGAACCGACTTCAGGGCCGCTACTGCATAAGCTTAGGGATTAATTGTAGCAAAGAGTTTCAACCATTCAGGAAAGCTGGCAATGGGATACACCGCCCCGCTTGGGAAAAAAAGAATTACATTCATAAAACCGCTGATGATGCCCACGACTCTTGGATGGCGCAGGCGGCCCAGTAGGACGAACATCAAGCTTAGCAAACTCATGGTCGTTAACACAATTATAAGCAGCAGCAAAGCGAAGTGGCCGAAAGTTCGGGAAAAAGATATGCCGGTGATCAGCATGCCGACCGTCATGATGAAAACGGCAATAATTGTGGTCACTGTAAGCCCGCTGATGATGAGGCCTCCCACGATGTCGCCTTTGGACAACGGTGTCAACATATAGCTTTCATCGACGCCGAGAAAGCGATCCATCACCAGGTTAAAGGCTCCCGTGGTCTGGGTGCCCAGAAAAATGGCCATGATGATCACGCCTGGCACAAGGGACTGGCGGTAGTCCACCTGCTGATACAAGTTGATATCATTGAGTTGGGGGCTGCCGAAATCCTCCCTTAGGGGTACATAGGTCAAAGCGATTGCCCGCAGCGCGCCGGTCACGACATTGCGGATGGTTTCCGAAGAAATACCGTCTGTGTTGTCCAGGAAAAGCGCCACTTCCGGGGCGGCCTTGACCGCTTTTTTTTTGCTGAAATCCATGGGGATGATCAGGCAAGCCTTGTAGCGCCCCTGACGGACATTGCGAATGGCCTGGTTTTCGTCGCTGGTCTGATCCAGCGTCACTGTTTTAGGACCTTTGACCAAGGCACGCAGGTTGTCCATCAGGCGTTGCGACCATTCTGCTCCGTCTTGGTCGACCACTACTATCGGTAGGCCTTGCAGCTTGCCCTGGAAAGAATTGCCCAGAATAACCAGGTAGATAATCGGCAGCAGGATGCTCATGGCCAAGGTGATCGGATTGCGTCGGAATTTTTTCAAATCCCGTTCGATGACAGCCAACAATCGGATCATAGAGCCTCCCGGTATCTCGGCCTACGAAAAAAGTATAGAATTACATCATGCACCAGATGTCAATCTCATCTCCCCAACTTTTGGGGCAACCCCGCCCCGATGAGCCTGCTGACTTTGCGGGCTTCTTCTTCCCGGATGGATTTGCCGGTATAATGAATGAAAACATCTTCCAGGGATTGTTCATGGGCCGACACCGATGCAAGTTCACCCCCTGCCGCAAGAACGGTTTCGATAAGAGCGGGCAGGTGGCGGGCCGCACTATCTACAAACACACGAATGACACCGTCTTCTGGAGCGACTTTATGAACGAAGGGCAAGGCTGTAATGCTTTGCGCAAGGATGTCGGAAGAGTTTTCAACCGCCAGTGCGATTACATCGTTTCCCGGTATGGCTGCCTTGAGATCGGCCACCGTTC
This Desulfatitalea tepidiphila DNA region includes the following protein-coding sequences:
- a CDS encoding EamA family transporter, translating into MPSSLSPEKLKRMISKYVIDSLAWEDSYGGAAVGYVTAIQMIGAAKTVLVTTTAPILVLPFWIIFLKERPGDTTVAGVLSCIVGICCVAL
- a CDS encoding chromate transporter → MLTTNVTFVPCFFFIFAGAPFIEAMAGNQRLQAALTGVTATVVGVVLNLAVWFGHKVMLPDGSADIFAIVSAVVSLVLLQKFHSPIHYLVPIGAVMGVIRNLFL
- a CDS encoding ABC transporter permease, producing MSILLPIIYLVILGNSFQGKLQGLPIVVVDQDGAEWSQRLMDNLRALVKGPKTVTLDQTSDENQAIRNVRQGRYKACLIIPMDFSKKKAVKAAPEVALFLDNTDGISSETIRNVVTGALRAIALTYVPLREDFGSPQLNDINLYQQVDYRQSLVPGVIIMAIFLGTQTTGAFNLVMDRFLGVDESYMLTPLSKGDIVGGLIISGLTVTTIIAVFIMTVGMLITGISFSRTFGHFALLLLIIVLTTMSLLSLMFVLLGRLRHPRVVGIISGFMNVILFFPSGAVYPIASFPEWLKLFATINP
- a CDS encoding tyrosine-type recombinase/integrase; translation: MGLINFISGKLGKGEPIEVVFHRDGKPMEQNHVRRVFKRVLKRAGIRELRFHDICHTFASLLLSNGEGVGRFI